From the genome of Psychroserpens ponticola, one region includes:
- the pgmB gene encoding beta-phosphoglucomutase, translated as MNKKGFIFDLDGVIVDTAKYHFLAWKKLASSIGVDFSEVQNEQLKGVSRVRSLEKILEWGNKTLSDEDFTNLMAIKNENYLSYIDNMDDSEILPDVSKVLDFLIQNKQAIALGSASKNATPILKKVHLLEKFEAIVDGNDVSKAKPDPEVFLIGAKLLGINPEDCIVFEDSVAGVQAANMANMISIGIGEKSVLHEADYIFKDFTEMSQEFIKQIISGEINK; from the coding sequence ATGAATAAAAAAGGATTCATATTTGACCTCGATGGTGTTATCGTAGATACCGCAAAATATCACTTCTTAGCATGGAAAAAATTAGCGAGTAGTATAGGTGTAGATTTTTCCGAAGTACAAAATGAGCAACTTAAAGGCGTAAGCCGAGTTCGTTCTTTAGAAAAAATATTAGAATGGGGAAATAAAACCCTTTCAGATGAAGATTTTACTAACCTAATGGCTATTAAAAATGAAAATTATCTGAGTTATATTGATAACATGGATGATTCAGAAATACTTCCAGATGTATCTAAAGTATTAGATTTTCTTATTCAAAACAAACAAGCTATTGCTTTAGGGTCGGCAAGTAAAAATGCGACACCAATTTTAAAAAAGGTTCACCTTTTAGAAAAGTTTGAAGCCATTGTTGATGGTAATGATGTGTCTAAAGCAAAACCAGATCCTGAAGTGTTTTTAATTGGAGCAAAACTTTTAGGAATAAATCCAGAAGATTGTATCGTATTTGAAGATTCTGTTGCTGGAGTTCAAGCAGCAAATATGGCAAATATGATATCTATAGGTATTGGTGAAAAATCAGTGCTACACGAAGCTGATTATATTTTTAAAGATTTTACCGAAATGTCACAAGAATTTATCAAGCAAATTATTTCAGGAGAAATAAACAAATAA
- a CDS encoding MFS transporter encodes MKKRTLSFWEIWNMSFGFLGIQFGFALQGGFMSRIFQTLGADEHSIPLLWIAAPLTGLLVQPIIGYMSDRTWHSRLGRRRPYFLIGAILSSLALFFVPFSSALWIAAGFLWILDASINISMEPFRALVADKLTESQRTYGFVVQTLIIGIGTWIASNLPWMVSQIGVSDSAASGIIPDSVKVAFAIGAFVFLISILYTIFTTTEYPPEDMEEFKREKAKKNQFIPDILNNIGNMPLTMKKLGVIQFFSWFAFFTMWSLANPALTEHVFNTPAPVQSAFDMTNTIQAQAFDVANTAFQKSSNLVGSAMGVYGLSSMVFALLLVLYTSKRNINRKYVHMFSLMVGGLGFILMYFTTPENLKWCFVLIGFAWGSILSMPYAMLSSSVDPNKMGMFMGIFNMFIVIPQIIAALGGINFVSGLLGEESINAMTVAGISLIIAGLCNLLITNKNAISYQSE; translated from the coding sequence ATGAAAAAGCGCACCCTTAGTTTTTGGGAAATCTGGAACATGAGTTTCGGTTTCCTAGGAATACAATTCGGTTTTGCATTACAAGGAGGCTTTATGTCTCGAATATTTCAAACGCTAGGAGCTGATGAGCATTCTATTCCATTATTATGGATTGCTGCACCTTTAACGGGTTTACTTGTTCAGCCAATTATTGGTTATATGAGTGATCGAACTTGGCATTCTAGATTAGGACGTCGTCGGCCTTATTTTTTAATAGGAGCAATTTTGAGTTCACTAGCTCTGTTTTTTGTACCTTTTTCTTCTGCATTATGGATAGCAGCTGGATTTCTTTGGATTTTAGATGCATCAATTAATATCTCTATGGAACCGTTTAGAGCTTTAGTTGCTGATAAACTTACCGAATCTCAAAGAACGTATGGCTTTGTTGTTCAAACTTTAATTATAGGTATTGGTACATGGATTGCGAGTAATTTACCTTGGATGGTGTCTCAAATTGGTGTTAGTGATTCTGCAGCTTCTGGAATTATTCCAGATTCAGTAAAAGTAGCATTTGCTATAGGTGCATTCGTCTTTTTAATCAGTATTTTATATACCATTTTTACCACTACAGAATATCCTCCAGAAGATATGGAAGAGTTCAAACGTGAGAAAGCCAAGAAAAATCAATTCATTCCAGACATATTAAATAATATTGGTAATATGCCTTTAACGATGAAAAAATTAGGTGTCATTCAGTTTTTTTCATGGTTTGCATTTTTCACAATGTGGAGTTTAGCTAACCCAGCATTAACTGAGCATGTGTTTAATACTCCTGCTCCTGTTCAGTCAGCTTTTGATATGACGAATACTATTCAAGCTCAGGCATTTGATGTTGCAAATACAGCATTTCAAAAATCATCAAATTTAGTAGGATCTGCAATGGGAGTTTATGGCTTATCATCAATGGTTTTTGCTCTTTTGTTGGTGTTGTACACTTCAAAAAGAAACATTAATAGAAAGTATGTACATATGTTTTCATTAATGGTTGGTGGCCTTGGTTTTATTCTAATGTATTTTACGACACCAGAAAATCTTAAATGGTGCTTTGTTTTAATTGGCTTTGCTTGGGGAAGTATCTTATCAATGCCTTATGCAATGTTGTCCAGTTCAGTAGATCCTAACAAGATGGGAATGTTTATGGGAATCTTCAATATGTTTATTGTAATACCTCAAATTATTGCAGCACTTGGAGGTATTAATTTTGTGTCTGGCTTATTGGGCGAAGAATCCATTAATGCTATGACTGTTGCAGGAATTAGTTTAATAATTGCAGGACTTTGTAATTTACTGATTACAAATAAAAATGCAATTTCTTATCAATCAGAATAA
- a CDS encoding LacI family DNA-binding transcriptional regulator, with product MKRKVTLKQIAKELDVSISTVSKALRNSIEISEDTRQKVQAFAKLYNYRPNNIALSLKNRKTKTIGIIIPEIVHHFFSKVITGIELVANKRGYNVIVGLSNESFDKEVINMQMLANGSIDGFILSIAKETLQHQDYHHFIETINQGMPIVMFDRVVNEIPCDKVIVDDVKGAKLAIEKLISCGCENIAIITTKDYVSVGKLRTQGYIEALEDNKMHPKSSLILKVDDKLLSENQLEALEKEIEELFKLNKNIDGVFAVNELYAVTAMKVARKLGLKIPESLQVVSFTDGVLSKHSTPSLTTVSQHGQSIGEKAADLLINRLEMDEGEEGEEEEEEIYETVIIETELIERESTKK from the coding sequence ATGAAAAGAAAAGTAACACTAAAACAAATTGCTAAAGAATTAGATGTTTCCATATCTACAGTCTCTAAAGCGCTTAGAAATAGTATAGAAATAAGTGAAGATACAAGACAAAAAGTTCAAGCATTTGCAAAACTGTATAACTATAGACCTAATAACATTGCATTGAGTCTGAAAAATAGGAAAACAAAAACTATCGGAATTATAATACCTGAAATTGTTCATCACTTTTTTTCGAAAGTCATTACTGGTATTGAGTTGGTGGCAAACAAACGTGGTTATAATGTAATTGTTGGTCTTTCTAATGAGTCTTTTGATAAGGAAGTAATTAATATGCAAATGCTTGCAAATGGTAGTATAGATGGTTTTATACTTTCCATTGCTAAAGAGACATTGCAACATCAAGATTACCACCATTTTATAGAAACGATTAATCAAGGGATGCCTATCGTAATGTTTGATCGCGTAGTCAATGAAATTCCTTGTGATAAAGTCATTGTTGATGATGTTAAAGGCGCAAAACTGGCCATTGAAAAACTAATCTCATGTGGTTGTGAAAACATCGCTATTATTACAACTAAAGATTATGTAAGTGTAGGTAAATTAAGAACTCAAGGATATATTGAAGCTCTTGAAGATAATAAAATGCATCCCAAGTCTTCTTTGATTTTAAAAGTAGATGATAAGTTATTATCTGAAAATCAACTAGAGGCACTTGAAAAAGAAATTGAAGAACTTTTTAAATTGAATAAAAATATTGATGGAGTTTTTGCAGTAAATGAATTATATGCTGTTACTGCGATGAAAGTTGCAAGAAAACTTGGGTTAAAAATTCCAGAATCGCTACAAGTGGTTAGTTTTACTGATGGAGTGCTCTCAAAACACTCTACACCAAGTTTAACAACGGTGAGTCAACATGGACAAAGTATTGGTGAGAAAGCTGCCGATTTGTTAATCAATAGATTAGAAATGGATGAAGGTGAAGAGGGTGAAGAAGAGGAAGAAGAAATCTATGAAACTGTTATTATTGAGACTGAGTTGATTGAAAGAGAATCTACCAAAAAATAG
- a CDS encoding SusC/RagA family TonB-linked outer membrane protein, with protein sequence MKTFLNSLLLLVFLLPATLFAQTLVTGTVTDQADTSPLPGVNILVKGTTTGAATDFDGHYSITVNQGDILVFSYLGYITQEITFSGQSPLDVILVEDASQLDEIVIIGYGSVKKEDLTGSVDVISSKDFNQGPIVSTDQLLSGKAAGVRITNSGGSPDSAPNIRIRGGASLSANSSPLIVIDGVPIGNDSPAGVSNPLSLVNPNDVESFSILKDASATAIYGSRASNGVIIITTKKGTSGDEIIYNFSSDISVSKAGSGLDMMTSSEYVKFIQEYHPTFVSSLGVPVGSVSTNESVSQIIDGRAIYDTDWRDNVFRTAITSNTNFSARANLFKKIPFRASVGYTNAKGVVMSDDYERVSASFKLTPKLLDDNLKLDINAKATYADKNSIDTGGALGGAINFDPTKPVYDNNSIFGGYYVNMNGNLIDGQWNPVALLNQRERPERVFRFLGNVELDYKLPFVPGLKAVVNLGLDASRAKIEERFSDNSLATYRVTGNDTSPYVFNPGVNFAERQHITNTTLDAYVQYNKDLEGSFINKFDVQAGYSYQNFKNDGNKDEYDYITTEQQELDYNLTIGDRFETFDANNPNNRYYNLLNLQSFFGRSNIDFAGKYLLTLSFRADASSLFQEDNRWGFFPSAAFAWKINKESFLQNSNFINDLKLRLGWGQTGQQDITNVVGYYPSRALFQPGSNNSQYLPTSGLYSAIPFNSELTWEKTTTYNAGLDFDILSNNLITGAFDVYFRKTTDLLADVPLPPGQSFSSSFADNVGETESKGFELNLNINPIQTEDFRFSIVSNIAYNNTEITDLEGLASIPTGGTVTGTGTFLQRHAVGQQAGSAYVFKQLYDANGTPIPGAFADTNGDNVINDDDRYYQSIAPNWTYGFGLNFAYKNWDLSSSFRGQIGGNVFNLNKLSYGNVENALPDNNTSLSNVLNFYDGAADPAFYEAIGNTIYSDYYLEDASFLRCDNIALGHRFDNIIKDVTVRFYGSVTNPFIVTDYSGQDPENFGGIDGNFYPRPTVYTVGINLDF encoded by the coding sequence ATGAAAACATTTTTAAATAGCTTGCTGCTATTAGTTTTTTTGTTACCTGCAACTTTATTTGCACAAACTTTGGTAACTGGAACCGTAACAGACCAAGCTGATACATCTCCCTTACCAGGTGTCAATATCCTTGTCAAAGGGACTACAACTGGAGCTGCAACTGACTTTGATGGTCATTATAGCATTACAGTTAATCAAGGCGATATTCTAGTATTCTCTTATTTAGGATATATAACTCAGGAAATTACCTTCTCAGGCCAATCTCCTTTAGACGTTATATTGGTTGAAGACGCGTCACAACTTGATGAAATTGTCATTATTGGATATGGATCTGTAAAAAAAGAAGATCTTACTGGATCTGTTGATGTAATTTCTTCAAAAGACTTTAATCAAGGCCCTATTGTGTCTACCGATCAATTATTAAGTGGTAAAGCTGCAGGTGTTCGTATTACAAACTCTGGAGGTTCTCCAGATTCTGCACCAAACATTAGAATTCGTGGTGGTGCTTCATTATCTGCAAATAGTAGTCCATTAATTGTTATTGATGGTGTACCAATTGGAAATGACAGTCCTGCTGGAGTAAGCAATCCTTTGTCATTAGTCAACCCAAATGATGTCGAAAGCTTCTCTATATTAAAAGATGCTTCGGCAACAGCAATTTATGGCTCTCGAGCTTCTAATGGTGTAATCATTATTACAACTAAAAAAGGAACCTCTGGAGATGAAATAATTTACAACTTCTCTTCTGATATTTCTGTTAGTAAAGCTGGAAGTGGTTTAGATATGATGACAAGTAGTGAATATGTTAAGTTCATTCAAGAATACCACCCAACTTTCGTAAGCTCTTTAGGAGTACCTGTAGGTTCGGTAAGTACAAATGAATCTGTATCTCAAATTATAGATGGTCGTGCTATATATGACACTGATTGGAGAGATAATGTATTTAGAACTGCAATAACATCAAATACAAATTTTAGTGCTAGAGCAAATTTATTCAAAAAAATACCTTTCAGAGCATCTGTAGGATATACCAATGCCAAAGGTGTTGTAATGTCGGATGATTATGAACGTGTAAGTGCTTCTTTTAAATTAACTCCTAAATTATTGGATGATAATTTAAAATTAGATATTAATGCTAAAGCGACGTATGCAGACAAAAATTCTATTGACACAGGTGGAGCTCTTGGAGGCGCAATTAATTTCGATCCAACAAAACCTGTATATGATAACAATAGCATTTTCGGAGGTTATTATGTAAACATGAATGGAAACTTAATAGATGGTCAATGGAATCCAGTTGCATTACTAAATCAACGTGAGCGCCCAGAACGTGTATTTAGATTTTTAGGAAACGTAGAATTAGATTACAAATTGCCTTTCGTACCAGGTTTAAAAGCTGTTGTTAATTTAGGGTTAGATGCATCTAGAGCAAAAATTGAAGAGCGTTTTTCTGATAACTCTTTAGCGACATATCGTGTCACTGGCAATGATACTTCACCTTATGTGTTTAATCCAGGTGTTAATTTTGCAGAAAGACAACACATAACTAATACTACATTAGATGCTTATGTTCAATATAATAAAGATTTGGAAGGAAGTTTTATTAACAAGTTTGATGTACAAGCAGGTTATTCGTACCAAAATTTTAAAAACGACGGAAACAAAGACGAGTATGATTATATAACTACTGAACAACAGGAGTTAGACTATAATCTTACTATTGGTGACCGATTTGAAACTTTTGATGCCAACAATCCTAATAACAGGTATTACAACCTTTTAAATCTACAATCATTCTTTGGTCGTTCAAATATAGATTTCGCAGGAAAATATCTTTTAACTTTATCATTTAGAGCAGATGCGTCTTCATTATTCCAAGAAGATAACCGTTGGGGATTTTTCCCATCAGCAGCATTCGCTTGGAAAATTAATAAGGAATCTTTCTTACAAAACAGCAACTTTATTAATGATTTAAAATTAAGATTAGGTTGGGGACAAACAGGACAACAAGACATTACAAATGTTGTAGGATATTACCCATCAAGGGCATTATTCCAACCTGGTAGTAATAATAGTCAATATTTACCGACGTCAGGATTATATTCTGCAATACCTTTTAATTCTGAATTAACATGGGAAAAAACAACCACTTATAATGCTGGTCTTGATTTTGATATTTTAAGCAATAATCTGATTACAGGTGCTTTTGATGTTTATTTTAGAAAAACCACAGACTTACTAGCAGATGTTCCACTTCCTCCAGGGCAATCATTCTCTAGTAGTTTTGCTGATAACGTTGGTGAAACTGAAAGCAAAGGATTTGAATTAAATTTAAATATTAACCCTATTCAAACAGAGGATTTCAGATTTAGCATTGTTTCAAATATTGCTTACAACAATACAGAAATCACAGACTTAGAAGGACTAGCAAGTATTCCAACTGGTGGTACTGTAACAGGTACAGGTACATTCTTACAACGTCATGCTGTAGGACAACAGGCTGGAAGCGCATATGTATTTAAACAATTATACGATGCTAATGGCACGCCTATTCCAGGTGCATTTGCAGATACAAATGGAGATAACGTCATTAATGATGATGACCGTTATTATCAATCAATCGCGCCAAACTGGACGTATGGATTTGGATTAAACTTTGCTTATAAAAATTGGGATTTAAGTTCTAGTTTTAGAGGGCAAATTGGTGGAAACGTTTTTAACTTAAATAAACTTAGTTACGGAAACGTAGAAAATGCATTACCAGATAACAATACCAGTTTATCAAATGTACTAAACTTTTATGATGGAGCTGCTGATCCTGCTTTCTATGAAGCAATTGGAAATACAATTTATTCTGATTACTACCTAGAAGATGCATCATTCCTTAGATGTGATAACATTGCATTAGGTCATAGATTTGATAATATAATTAAGGATGTTACTGTACGTTTTTATGGAAGTGTTACTAATCCTTTCATTGTTACTGATTATTCTGGGCAAGATCCAGAAAATTTTGGAGGAATAGATGGTAATTTCTACCCTAGACCTACCGTATATACAGTTGGAATTAATTTAGACTTTTAA
- a CDS encoding RagB/SusD family nutrient uptake outer membrane protein — translation MKKAIKTIVVLLSFSFLGIYSCTDDLNVEPKVELTLEELLAQDPNAIEGIVSRLYASFALSGPDGSGSSDIDDDAGESPFLRGIVNLQDFTADGMKNRWGDDGLDQLTTTSNWDGNNKFFRYLYNRIYYTIPQCNNLIDVLSSVSLEGTDLAKNEARFLRSLAYFYLIDSFGKGVLVTEDDLGTSDPLPESTRLELFTYVETELLEIEPLMPPSNGYGRANTFVVDMLLAKLYMNAEVYIGQPKYDQASIYVNKIINEGGYQLATNFVQNFSGDNDNSPEIIFPLIADAVSSQSFGNTTYIVNGSLSSDTMPIEDFGALEGWQGHRASSAWYGLFGSSASELAASNDVRASLFWTNGHNYEMTDYREWTDGYPSIKFRNTDYDVATSATSFSGTDFPLYRLADVYLMYAELAVVHNAIGTDNNTALDLVNQVRTRSNANSISSFELTEDFILDERGRELNLEGHRRTDLIRFNKFTGGNYIWPWKGNTAAGTSIPDHYKLFPIPEQARGANPNLTQNTGY, via the coding sequence ATGAAAAAAGCTATAAAAACAATAGTTGTACTATTAAGTTTCTCTTTTCTAGGAATTTATTCATGTACAGACGATCTTAATGTTGAACCCAAAGTTGAATTAACATTAGAAGAGTTATTGGCTCAAGATCCTAACGCAATCGAAGGTATTGTATCTCGGTTATATGCATCATTTGCACTCTCAGGACCAGATGGCTCAGGAAGTTCAGATATCGATGATGATGCTGGTGAATCTCCTTTTTTAAGAGGAATTGTAAACCTACAAGATTTTACTGCTGATGGCATGAAGAATCGTTGGGGAGATGATGGATTAGACCAATTAACAACAACATCTAACTGGGATGGAAATAATAAATTTTTCAGATACTTATACAATCGAATTTATTATACCATACCTCAATGTAATAATCTTATTGATGTACTAAGCTCAGTTTCATTAGAAGGAACAGACTTGGCAAAAAATGAAGCTCGTTTTTTACGATCTTTAGCTTACTTTTACCTAATTGATTCTTTTGGTAAAGGTGTTCTCGTTACAGAAGATGATTTAGGAACGAGTGATCCACTTCCAGAGTCTACTCGTTTAGAACTGTTTACTTATGTAGAAACTGAATTGTTAGAGATTGAACCATTAATGCCACCATCAAATGGTTATGGTAGAGCAAATACTTTTGTAGTAGATATGTTACTTGCCAAACTATATATGAATGCTGAAGTTTATATTGGACAACCAAAATATGATCAAGCATCAATTTATGTTAATAAAATCATAAACGAAGGTGGATATCAATTAGCAACGAATTTTGTTCAAAATTTCTCAGGAGACAACGATAATTCTCCTGAAATTATTTTTCCTTTAATTGCTGACGCTGTAAGTAGTCAAAGTTTTGGTAACACAACGTATATCGTAAATGGTAGTTTAAGTTCTGACACTATGCCTATTGAAGATTTTGGCGCATTAGAAGGCTGGCAAGGACATCGTGCTTCATCAGCATGGTACGGATTATTTGGATCAAGTGCTTCTGAATTAGCTGCTTCTAATGATGTTAGAGCAAGTTTATTTTGGACAAATGGTCATAATTATGAGATGACAGATTATAGAGAATGGACAGATGGTTATCCATCAATTAAATTTAGAAATACAGATTATGATGTGGCAACTTCTGCAACAAGTTTCTCTGGTACAGATTTCCCATTATATAGATTAGCTGATGTATATTTAATGTATGCTGAATTAGCGGTAGTACATAATGCAATTGGAACGGATAACAATACGGCTTTAGATTTAGTAAATCAAGTTAGAACACGTTCTAATGCTAACTCAATAAGTTCATTTGAATTAACTGAAGATTTTATTTTAGATGAAAGAGGTAGAGAATTAAACTTAGAAGGACATAGACGTACAGATTTAATACGTTTCAATAAGTTCACAGGAGGAAACTATATTTGGCCTTGGAAAGGAAATACAGCTGCAGGAACATCTATTCCTGATCATTACAAGTTATTCCCTATTCCTGAACAAGCTAGAGGAGCAAATCCTAATTTAACACAAAACACAGGATATTAA
- a CDS encoding SusE domain-containing protein: MKYLFKFCLITFTLFISCSDDDNLQISEGSFGNILTPDEGQVIILNPFEDQTNIAITVSWEDATYDVPTSINYTAEIAVSGTNFENPIAIGNTNTNSLSTNISNFNGFVTQAGLFPFVEGALDIRIKSDIGDENVLPQYSSMVTITVTPFTTDLPRLAVPGNHQGWDPPTAPNLAASAFGETDYEGYVWLDGEYKFLAPDQTGAFDWGNTDWGDDGTSTGVLVDMDGEANCNATVAGYYLVKANTSDLTYSTEAQSWGIIGNATPTGWDSDTDMIYDPATRMLSLTLDLTAQEAPDNGIKFRANDGWDINLGDSGADGTMEFGGDNIGIAESGNYTITLDLSNPREYTYSLTLN, from the coding sequence ATGAAATATTTATTTAAGTTTTGTCTCATAACATTTACATTATTCATTTCATGTAGTGATGACGACAATTTACAAATTTCCGAAGGGAGTTTCGGAAATATCCTAACACCAGATGAAGGACAAGTTATAATTCTTAATCCTTTTGAGGATCAAACAAATATTGCAATTACTGTAAGTTGGGAAGATGCTACTTACGATGTTCCAACTAGTATCAATTATACTGCTGAAATAGCTGTATCTGGAACAAATTTTGAAAACCCAATTGCAATTGGAAATACTAACACTAATTCGTTATCAACTAACATTTCTAATTTTAATGGTTTTGTAACCCAAGCTGGTTTATTTCCATTTGTTGAAGGCGCTTTAGATATTAGAATTAAATCTGATATAGGTGACGAAAATGTATTGCCACAATACTCAAGTATGGTAACAATTACTGTAACACCATTCACTACAGACTTACCAAGGTTAGCTGTTCCTGGAAATCATCAAGGTTGGGATCCTCCAACAGCACCTAATTTAGCTGCTTCAGCATTTGGAGAAACTGACTACGAAGGTTATGTATGGCTAGATGGTGAGTATAAATTTTTAGCACCAGATCAAACAGGAGCATTCGATTGGGGGAATACAGATTGGGGAGATGATGGTACTAGCACAGGTGTATTAGTAGACATGGATGGTGAAGCTAATTGTAATGCAACAGTTGCTGGATATTATTTAGTAAAGGCAAATACTTCTGATTTGACATATTCTACTGAAGCTCAAAGCTGGGGAATTATAGGTAATGCAACACCAACAGGTTGGGATAGTGATACAGATATGATTTACGATCCTGCAACACGCATGCTTAGCTTAACTTTAGATTTAACAGCTCAAGAAGCTCCAGATAATGGAATTAAATTTAGAGCTAATGACGGTTGGGACATCAACTTAGGAGATTCTGGTGCAGATGGCACTATGGAATTTGGTGGTGATAATATTGGAATAGCTGAATCTGGGAACTATACAATTACACTAGACTTAAGCAATCCTAGAGAGTATACTTATTCTTTAACTTTAAACTAA
- a CDS encoding SusE domain-containing protein produces MKKILKLVSLFTILIFAVNCDDTEDFEFTTPVESFSIITPGDGVSIILDGSNDQNPALTIVWNDNITGAETYAIEMSIDEEFTNPLTIGNSNSNTFTMSVEGLNSLLLDNDISALEETSIYLRVIGNDSQTSAIRLTVSSYPEENPIITSPDSTFEIVLSDITEDETALTVDWTDPNFSPDSPVVINYNIEIAVAGTDFATVESLGDTQDRTLSFTHSELNAAALNLGLQAETVSMLDLRVRSVLETTSGDLERNSDLITITVTPHEAGFPSVLYAVGAGLPDAGWGWGSPEEFISQGSIYSANVNLSPDNGGNFRFFAQQDWGPIGYNYPWFEARGYTIDADLINANDGDSNFQFIGTAGEYSLEIDTENKTLTLGNPTVGSNCEYDQLWLVGAGVPDAGWGWASPVQLPCTGSGVYAGNVNLANDSFRFFTDSALEWASPSFNYPYYTNEGYTIDSNFADAMDGDNNFSFTGTPGEYFLTVDTINQTITLGSPQTNCEYDQLWLVGAGVPDAGWAWTTPVQLPCTGDGVYSGSVTFANDSFRFFTDSALEWDSPSFNYPYYVSEGFTIDPNFEDALDGDNNFSFTGAPGTYTLTVDTVNMSITLN; encoded by the coding sequence ATGAAAAAGATATTAAAACTAGTATCCTTATTTACTATACTAATATTTGCTGTAAATTGTGATGATACTGAAGATTTTGAGTTTACTACTCCTGTAGAGAGCTTTAGCATTATTACTCCAGGTGATGGAGTTAGCATAATATTAGATGGTTCTAACGACCAAAACCCAGCTCTTACAATAGTATGGAATGACAATATTACTGGAGCAGAAACTTATGCTATTGAAATGTCAATAGATGAAGAGTTTACAAATCCTTTGACTATTGGTAATTCAAATTCAAATACTTTTACAATGTCTGTTGAAGGCTTAAATTCATTATTATTAGATAATGATATTTCTGCTCTAGAAGAAACTTCAATATATTTAAGAGTTATAGGTAATGACTCACAAACTAGCGCGATTAGATTAACTGTAAGTTCTTATCCTGAAGAAAATCCAATTATTACTAGTCCTGATAGTACATTTGAAATTGTATTATCAGACATTACAGAAGATGAAACTGCATTAACTGTTGATTGGACAGATCCTAACTTCTCTCCTGACAGCCCAGTAGTTATAAATTACAATATTGAAATAGCTGTAGCAGGAACAGATTTTGCAACTGTAGAATCTTTAGGTGATACACAAGATAGAACCTTATCTTTTACTCATAGCGAATTGAATGCTGCTGCACTTAATTTAGGACTTCAAGCAGAAACTGTATCTATGTTAGACCTTAGAGTTCGTTCTGTGTTAGAAACAACATCTGGAGATCTTGAAAGAAATTCAGATCTTATTACAATTACAGTAACACCGCATGAAGCAGGCTTCCCTTCAGTACTTTACGCAGTTGGAGCAGGTCTTCCAGATGCTGGTTGGGGTTGGGGTTCTCCAGAAGAATTTATATCACAAGGCTCTATTTATTCAGCTAATGTTAATTTAAGCCCAGATAATGGTGGTAATTTTAGGTTTTTTGCTCAACAAGATTGGGGACCAATTGGTTATAATTACCCTTGGTTTGAAGCTAGAGGTTATACTATTGATGCCGATTTAATAAATGCAAATGATGGTGATAGTAATTTCCAATTTATAGGCACAGCTGGAGAATATTCTCTTGAAATTGATACAGAAAATAAAACCCTTACTTTAGGTAATCCTACAGTAGGTTCAAACTGTGAATACGACCAACTATGGCTAGTTGGAGCTGGTGTACCTGACGCAGGTTGGGGTTGGGCATCTCCTGTACAATTACCATGTACTGGATCTGGAGTATATGCAGGTAACGTAAACCTAGCAAATGATTCTTTTAGATTCTTTACTGATAGTGCATTAGAATGGGCTTCTCCAAGTTTCAATTATCCTTATTATACAAATGAAGGGTATACTATAGATTCAAATTTCGCAGATGCAATGGATGGTGACAATAACTTCTCATTTACAGGAACTCCAGGAGAATATTTCTTAACAGTTGATACAATTAATCAAACAATTACTTTAGGCTCTCCTCAAACAAATTGTGAATATGATCAACTTTGGTTAGTTGGAGCTGGTGTACCTGACGCAGGTTGGGCATGGACAACTCCTGTACAATTACCATGTACTGGTGACGGTGTCTATTCTGGTTCTGTTACTTTTGCAAATGACTCCTTTAGATTTTTTACTGATAGCGCATTAGAATGGGATTCTCCAAGTTTTAATTATCCTTACTATGTAAGTGAAGGTTTTACTATCGATCCAAATTTTGAGGATGCATTGGATGGTGATAATAACTTCTCATTTACAGGTGCTCCTGGAACATATACCCTAACTGTGGATACTGTTAACATGAGCATTACACTAAATTAA